The DNA window AGGAATGATGCTTCAGTTCTTCCTCTTATAAGCATTATGAAGAATGTAATCTCTCTTTGGACTAACACTAGTTGCTCATgacaatatttttttgtcattttcaagaCGACATGTATGTTTTTGGTTTGCCTGTACTTGAAGTGTGTGGAGGTAACTGAGGGCTGCTTTCTGAGCTGCGTGCTGtgggaaggtttttttttttttttttcacagcacacTCAAAGCAGCCAGATATTAGCTGGAAGGACCGGAGGATTCTGATAGTTTTatcaaataaagactgaaaaacaaaacagtaatgAAATGCTGATACTAGAGTATGTAATGCTTGGTACAGTGCTTTTAATTTCCGAACTTTGTCCATTTATACTTCAAAAATAAGTTTTACATGtgtgtgaattgtttttatctcaaaaagtgcctctttttttcttttttaaactgtttttaccAACAGTTGTGAAGACAAGAagaatttttaaaacatttacggtggtctaaaaaaaaaaaaaaaaactcacaggcATTCCAgagatttttcctttttttttgtttttttttgtttttagtcaaACTCACAGCAACATCAAAGTGTTCAAATgtacgtccatgttttttttcttcgtaGTTTTACTTTCCCCTCTCTGTATGTTTCCAAGTGCAGTCAAATGCATGGGCGCTAAAACAAAACCTGGGAGAAAGCGACGACAGACTTTGAAATCTTTGAAACTGCATGAGATGACGTTTTTCTGAACAGTGAACATCTCGCCCTCCCTCAACAAACACTGgaaataaatcatctttattAGATCCTGTGTCTCTTTGGTGTCATTGTTTTATATCACAGAAACATTTGGAAGTGATTGAAGACTTATTTGCTTACTTTTTGCCTAAATACACAGGGATGTATTCTTATTCTTTCCATTCAGTCTTTCTATTATCACTGAGGATGAAACATTGATATATTGAAGTTCATAAAAGTTCACCTGTCTCCAATATGACAACAGCATCATTTCAGTCGATGTGCTGATGTAAAGATGATACACTTTCTGTTTAACTTTGAGCCTTGAGGTGGAGATATTGAACGATATTATTTGTATACATTTACATATCTGCATTGCTTCTTCAGACGTATATCAATGGATCcttgaaaaacaaacctttcaatgtatgttttaataataatgtgaaaaataacttCAGAAGTATTTTAACTGTTTCCTCTTCAGTGTTAAGAGGATGAAATATTAACCAGTTATCAGAGATTGGCTCAAAGTCTGCAGACCATGATTTAAAGCATTAATTTACAATAtaaaatgtgtactgtatgtttagatttttgtatttgtatttactgTGGCGACACCTAGTGGTTACATTAAGTATCACACATTGATGTACGACGGGGACAAGAAAACCGTGCCAGCAAACAGCGGAGAAAAGAAGTTGATTGAACAGGTAAATTTTATAACCATTAACAAACAAATAAGAATAAGAGCAATAATAATGCTAATGGttataataaatcatatttatttatcaatttttaattaaaatgataaaacaaaatacCCCTACTACAATTTgaaagagagaacaaaaaataaatacattgaacAAGTACcctaaataagaaaatataaaataaatatatatatatatatacacatatataacGAAATGTTTGAGGGAAAAAGAATAATTCAAGACCgacaaacacatttgaaatcaGTTAATACATATAAGTTGTTATTCTTGCTAATATTAAGAATAAATGTCGAAATAAAttaatatgtatttataaaatatttagttCTGTCgaaaatcaaacatgaaggATGAATATAAAAAGATTGTGCTTTAGGAGAAAGGTGCTGTGGGAAAAAAACGGATTAAAATATTCAACCATTATCACAGTGAGCTGCATTGTCACAGTGTGGGAATGTGCGCGTGAAGACAATTCAGTTAACGAGCTGCCTCGTGCTGCCGCGGTGACGTCGCGTGAACGTGAACACTCCCAGAGTGTGTTTTGTACAGAGAGCTCGAGACAGTTTACATCATCAGCAGAAACAGGAGGGACGGAGTTAACACCTTTATACCTCAGGTAAGAACGTTTTCATGAATTTAATGTAGACACAGAAAGTTAACTCTAACAGGATTATGTGTTTAAttcacttttgtgtttttcccctgTATAACTGGTTTTGCACTTTGTTTTATCCTTTTACTAAATTAATTTATGATGTTCTATTGCATCACTTAAACCTCTTGACATTAGATAAATGATTAGATATAatagtttttttatgttatttatcagtttatttgtcaGGGACTCTACATACAGGCATTGTTACATCTAATTAAAATTCAACCAGTGGACGTTGGTTAAAATAATTATCAGCAAGTCTGGCTCTTGATAAACTTACATATATAGTTAGGAAGAAAGCTTCAGAATTTGGTAAAATTTGGGAGGTTTTTTTGGAATTTGTTAAAAATGCTGACTTGGACAATGTATTGAAAGCTGTGAACTGTTACTAGTGTGAGAAATACCGGTATGTGTCAACTGTTTATTatttcacttgtttgttttttcatttgtattgtacaaattacttttattattcTTGTGTTATTGATGTACTGCCACATGTTCTATTTTGGGAGGGTTGTTTTATGTCATACTTTTGTtacatgcatactgtacatgtcctgataaatgtgaaattcattaaaaatatgtttataaaaattaaaataaaatgcaaccAGTGCATTGTATAGGACTTCTAGTCATGATTAATGTGCAGTGTGTGTCCCTGGTTAGGCTTTtaggaaataaaacacatgatacAACAGTGAAGCAGACATAGACGGTCATAGTGATCAAAATAACAACTAAGAACAAccataaagaaaaagagaaataaaataagctGTGCTATAAAATTAAACATGTAACGCAGTGTTCACACGTTTGCCTTTGTTGAAGACATTGTTTTGCCTTGTTATCAAAAGCTTTTGGgtcagttcatgtttttatttttgatggtAAGGTGATCAAACCTGTGGGCCTTTCACTGAGAAAGAGGACTGAGGGAATGTTGTCCTGCACTTTGCTGGTCTACAGTCTCTACACTAACTGCCCCTCTTGTCATGTCTCCTTTAAtgctattttatttatttgactgacCAGTTCTGGGGccaaaacattcacacactgaaaaagtagtttaatgAAGGAGAAATCATGAAAATGGTACTTTTGATGAACTTTGCAATCGTGCCATTTCATTGTCTTTTGATCCTGTGTTTTCAGAGTTTGGTGCGTTCTTGTTACCTCCTTCTGAAAAGATTCAGCTTGCATGCATTAACAGTTGTTATGTGAAACCAGAGGAACAGGTGTGGTGACATGTCtgtaaaaagagacaaaagacatGAAGGGACAAACACCTGAGCTGCACGTGATTTTTGTACTCCTATCTTATTTCACCATACCATGAACTTTACACATCTATAGGGAACAATAGAAGCTGAAATGTTTAAACTACAGGTATGACAAATATCTTCCATCATACTGACTTGAGTCATAAGTTACTGAAAACAAAAGCTCACACAAGTCTGAGGGTCACTGAGTCCAACACACTCAGGCTTAttcacacacctaacacactcAGCTGTACTGTAATGAGTCGGCTTCAgacaacattcaaataaatacatcttttatttGTTGGCAGCGTCACCATCTTCCAGTATTTTCAGTATGTGGTATAGATTACACTTTGTTGGTTGTATTTGAAGTTTCAGTGAACATTAAAGAATGGAAACAGAAAGGTAACATGGTCAGACAACATTACAAGAAATGATGTCTCTTATAACCAAATTGAATGTAGTGCATGATactagactaccgggggaactggcaccctgagctcccctctctctctctctctctgtgcatatacagtacatcatattactgcatgtatctatctgtaaatctcagtcactaaccacctactttcgtGGGAGCTCTTGATCTCTCTTAGGCTCCttgagatcgttggttgacggcctgccagaacttttacctgctttttgtaacataacaatgagtaaggtctttttacctgctcttttgtaaagtgtctcgagataacacttgttatgagttgacgctgtACAaataacaattgattgattgattgattgataacccCTAAGCTGAGGCATAGAGCATTTTtgggaaaatgttttcatggaTTTTAATCCCTGAATTAACCAGACAGAAAAAAcggtaataaaaaaataatacacaaaagaaaaaacaggactttgaacaaacaaaaatatattaaaaaaaacacaagacagggATGGAgagtttgaatttgaattgaatttatttatttactagGGAAAATGAAAtttaacatacatacatttcaATACAGAGCTTGgaactgatgtgctgcacagagtgtttatagctattgctaatttccaactcttgtCCCGTTCTGCCTTTGGGTAGCCTCTTGTAGAGAGTCTAAAGCAGACGTGATTGATTGTGAAAGTCGATTCCAGAGAGCggtttctcaaacttttttcacATGAACATCTTatcttcttccctcctctcctgaaGGAACCATGTCAGCCGTCTACTTTCTCCTCCTGCTACTCCCTCTGGTGTCAGCGCAGACCTATCACTGGGGGGCCTGTCCTGTTCCTAAAGTCCAGCCCGGCTTCAACCTTCAATTGGTAAACAAGCACAAGTAAAAACAGTCATTCAGGTCCACTCTGCACTACACAGAACTAATCGagccttgtttgtttttagtatCTCGGACGCTGGTACGAGATCGAGAAGCTCCCTGCTTCCTTTGAGAGAGGAAAGTGCATCGAGGCGAACTACGCTGTGAGGCAAGATGGCACCATTCAAGTGCGCAACACTCAGTTCTAGTGAGTAttgaaaagtttgttttgttggttttaaTATTCAgcaagttgtattttttttaaaaggtcaatATGAAACCTCCAGAATATTGAAGTCATTATATCCCAAAGAGTAAAAAAACCAGAGTGTGAAACTATAAGTTTATGTAATTCTTGTTCAACAGACTTATTAAGAGGTAACatgggaaaaaaagctgcaattCCCATCAAAATGTCGTCCtctatttctgtctgtgtctcagtaAAGAGAAGACGAGGGTAGCGGAAGGGACCGCAGTGGTTCCAGACCCGAGAGAACAAGCACAACTTGGAGTCAGCTTCTCGTATTGTAagtcctcatcttcatccttAAGAGACGAGTCGAAGGTTTGAATATTGTTCTTCTATTTCTGAAATCTTTCAATGGACAAAGAAcgaaaataacttttaaagcAGACTGCTCCCTCATCCTCGAGCTTATTTGTGCACACATACCTTTGGAGTGATGATATTATCTGCTGACATATGATGCCACAGCCTCAGTGCATTTGTTATCTTAGTGACAATAAGCCcgtttgtttgtctgtgaatCATCTATTTTGGACATCTTAGTTATCAGTAGATGTTTACGTCCTGTTTTATCCAACATGAGCATTACATCACTAACGCATCTGTTAAAGCaacaggttcaagtccgacctctCAGGGCCTCAAGCAGAACCTTTCGGGGgcttttttcatttaaacatcttGACTTCATGCTTGGTTCTGATTACTAGCTATCTGTACTTaaatcaggggtgggcaactggcggcccgggggccacatgcggccctcaTCGACCCTcgacgtggccctcaggtcaatttttacatatcaattcattggaaacatgaagaaaacatgacaaaatctgccatgaaatcatgaaaaccagaagtatgtccatCATAAGATTTGATCCCtcgtatatgttgagttaaatttgagacataattgactgtaatcgtttttgtatcctacaatttggccctctggcagtgagaattgaatgaatgtggccccttgctgtgaccaaagttgcccatcactgacttaaatattaataataaaaaaaatactataatCAGTTATTGTTATATCTCCAAGAGACAACTCTAGTAAATTGTTTTTGCTCCATGTACGCAGCATTACATGGTCAAAGTGCATGTTAAGTCTCACTAAAGATGAACAAGGTCATGTTTAAGTTATCCTATGAAGTATGATTCTCCAGCTATTAATTAAAAGCTAGACTTGAGAAATTGAATGTAGTGTATAATATTCATCATCTTTCTCTTTCatgtctgctctctctgctcgTAGTCACTCCCTACAGCCCGTACTGGGTTCTCTCCACCGACTACTCCACTGTGGCCGTCGTGTATTCCTGCACAGACATCCTCCGTATTTTCCACATCGACTTCGCCTGGATCCTCGGACGCTCACGTTTCATACCTTTTGGCACCGTTGAGCATGCCAAACAACTGCTGGTGAATGAAGGAATCGATATTTTCGGGATGAAGCCAACGGATCAGACCGGCTGCAAAGACAACTAGAACTAAATGAAGAGTTCCTGTTAGTGCCCTGAACCAGTAAGAGAAGTCTGGTCTGAACACTGGTTCAACAAGACTGGATCTCAAATCCTCCTGATATAAACATACTGTGCTCATTCTTAGTTACTAGAGGATCAGGTGTCGactatattttgtatttaaagatgCAGAAATGTCGCTTAAAATACAGTTTGCATTAAATATCAATTTttcataatttaaataaaaagttaaccAATAATTTAAATGAAGTCATTATATTATTCAATAATCAATTCTACTTTGTTTTGCAAACATTGAATGATTAGTGGGTTACAGATGAAGGACATTCTTTGGGTTCATCAACAGTGAAGTTACATAAAGTTATTGTACTTTGATTGTCTTTAAGGTGATGTTACATTATgcatgtaaaatacatttactaCATTCTTCTACATACTTGCGGTACTTGTGGTGTACTTCTCATTCACGTTTTATTGCCATTCCATTGTAGGAGAGGAATATTGTAATTTGACGTCCAAGCTTTGATCACTGAATAAAGATTTCTTTCTTGTAAAACAAAATCCTTTGGTGTTTCATTTCACAGAATTTAAAGCTCAAACAATAGCTCACTAGTAACAATGAAAAGGGTGATTAAAGGAGAAATGTAAAGGCATCACTTCAGGATTTGGATATCTATGATGatcttttaatcttttcattATCTATTCATATATCTATTCATCTATTCATCAAAAAGAATCCTCCCACTAAGTCTTACGTAATGAAAACAATCATTAGTAGCGGTCCTTAATGAGGTGGAGGACAGATTGTTGGTTGAAGTATTTCACTGACCCCCTTTCTGAAattgagttttttaaaagaaaactaacAAATATTCGAGgcaaatatataaattaaagcAACCGAGGGTAATAACTGAATCTGCAtccacaataaaaacagaaataaaacacagaaacacatttttgccAGCTGGAAAAATCATGGAAGAATTTCTCTGGAAACTGTGTAACCTGCAcagtgagctgtgtgtgtgtgtgtgtgtgtgtgtgtgtgtgtgtgtgtgtgtgtgtgtgtgtgtgtgtgtgtgtgtgtgtgtgcatgagtgtgtgtttgcatttggtgtgtgtgtgtgtaggtccgTCGGCTCTTCCACACTGAGCCTCGCcacacaccacaggtcacagtGAACCAGGAGGGAGAGCGTCTCTGCAGGGCTTCACAAAAACCATTcacaggtaaaaaataaaaataaaatcagtcatcTTTATATAAATACTTTCAACAAACAATTTCTTTAATAGCTAGACAAATACAGATTTTAAGAATTTTATGTCTATGACATATTGCATGAACGTACTGTGAC is part of the Labrus mixtus chromosome 19, fLabMix1.1, whole genome shotgun sequence genome and encodes:
- the apodb gene encoding apolipoprotein Db, whose translation is MSAVYFLLLLLPLVSAQTYHWGACPVPKVQPGFNLQLYLGRWYEIEKLPASFERGKCIEANYAVRQDGTIQVRNTQFYKEKTRVAEGTAVVPDPREQAQLGVSFSYFTPYSPYWVLSTDYSTVAVVYSCTDILRIFHIDFAWILGRSRFIPFGTVEHAKQLLVNEGIDIFGMKPTDQTGCKDN